One segment of Cynocephalus volans isolate mCynVol1 chromosome 8, mCynVol1.pri, whole genome shotgun sequence DNA contains the following:
- the LOC134385256 gene encoding olfactory receptor 2A12-like, which produces MQEPNQSSVTEFILLGFSLGPRNTPLLFAGFLVIYLLIILSNGFIIILVCLDSHLHTPMYFFIGILSMLDLGYTTTTVPQMLAHLASQKKTISFASCVAQMYIFLVLGITESWLFAIMSIDRYVAICHPLRYKVIMSPLLCGVMVIFCGLWGVTSALIYTVFAMRLPYCGPNKINHFFCEVPAVLKLACADTSVNDRVDFILGFCVILIPLSLIFVIYVNIFIAIMKICSAQGQLKAFSTCASHITVVTMFCVPAMVMYMKPGSKASPEEDKKLALFYNVISAFVNPIIYSLRNKDVKRAFVKVTGWGRDPE; this is translated from the coding sequence ATGCAAGAGCCCAACCAGTCCTCTGTGACTGAATTCATCCTTCTGGGCTTCTCCCTTGGCCCCAGGAACACTCCTCTGCTCTTCGCAGGCTTTCTGGTGATTTACCTGTTGATTATTCTGAGCAATGGATTCATCATCATCCTCGTCTGCCTAGACTCACACCTCCACACTCCCATGTACTTCTTTATTGGCATCCTTTCCATGTTGGACCTGGGCTACACCACTACAACTGTGCCCCAGATGTTGGCACATCTGGCCAGCCAGAAGAAGACCATCTCATTTGCCAGCTGTGTGGcccaaatgtacatttttttggTGCTAGGCATCACTGAGTCCTGGCTCTTTGCCATCATGTCTATAGACAGGTATGTGGCCATCTGCCACCCACTAAGGTACAAGGTCATCATGAGCCCATTGCTCTGTGGGGTAATGGTCATTTTCTGTGGTCTGTGGGGTGTCACCTCTGCTCTCATCTACACTGTCTTTGCCATGCGTCTTCCCTACTGTGGCCCCAACAAGATCAaccactttttctgtgaagtcCCTGCTGTCCTAAAGCTGGCTTGTGCAGACACTTCAGTCAATGACCGGGTGGACTTCATTCTCGGTTTTTGTGTTATCCTGATCCCACTGTCTCTCATCTTTGTCATTTATGTCAACATCTTCATTGCCATCATGAAGATCTGTTCAGCACAGGGGCAGCTGaaggccttctccacctgtgcctcccatATCACTGTGGTCACCATGTTCTGTGTGCCAGCCATGGTCATGTACATGAAGCCTGGCTCTAAGGCCTCCCCGGAAGAGGACAAGAAGCTGGCCCTGTTCTACAACGTCATCTCTGCATTCGTCAACCCCATCATCTACAGCCTCCGGAACAAGGATGTGAAGAGGGCTTTCGTCAAGGTGACAGGCTGGGGCAGGGACCCAGAATGA
- the LOC134382984 gene encoding olfactory receptor 2A12-like gives MQNLGKENHSSVSEFILLGFSSEPHVRTALFTFFLLLYLITLLGNGLIVTLVYLDSGLHTPMYFFLSILSLVDMSYVTTTVPQMLVNMVHPRRAISWGACVAQMFIFLVLGIAECVLYAIMAYDRYVAICFPLHYTLFLSHPICIKIVTVCWFISIGGALVYTVFTMRLPYCGPHNKINHFFCEVPAVLKLACADTSLNDQLDFILGFVFLLVPLSLILASYVHIFASILRIHSSHGRLKSFSTCASHVTVVTMFYGPAMIMYMRPSSWYDPEQDKMLALFYNVVSAFLNPIIYSLRNKDVKGAFLKVLGDRGTAQ, from the coding sequence ATGCAGAACCTTGGCAAGGAAAACCACAGCTCTGTGTCCGAGTTCATCCTCCTAGGCTTTTCCAGTGAGCCACACGTCAGGACAGCCCTGTtcaccttcttcctcctcctctaccTCATCACCCTTTTGGGCAATGGACTCATCGTCACCCTGGTCTACCTGGACTCAGGCCTCCACACGCCCATGTACTTCTTTCTCAGTATCCTCTCCTTGGTGGACATGAGCTATGTCACCACCACTGTGCCCCAGATGTTGGTTAATATGGTACATCCAAGGAGAGCCATCTCCTGGGGAGCTTGTGTAGCCCAGATGTTCATCTTCTTGGTCCTGGGCATCGCTGAGTGTGTCCTGTATGCCATTATGGCCTATGATAGGTATGTTGCCATTTGCTTCCCCCTTCACTATACCCTATTCTTGAGCCATCCCATTTGTATCAAGATTGTCACAGTCTGTTGGTTCATTAGCATAGGTGGGGCCCTGGTCTACACTGTCTTCACCATGCGTCTGCCTTATTGTGGCCCCCACAATAAGATCAATCACTTCTTCTGTGAGGTCCCTGCTGTCCTAAAATTGGCTTGTGCAGACACATCCCTCAATGACCAGTTGGACTTCATcttgggttttgttttccttttggtcCCACTCTCCCTCATCCTGGCCTCTTATGTGCACATCTTTGCCTCCATCTTAAGAATCCACTCATCCCACGGGAGACTCAAGTCCTTCTCCACCTGTGCTTCCCATGTCACTGTGGTCACCATGTTCTATGGGCCCGCCATGATCATGTACATGAGACCTAGCTCCTGGTATGACCCAGAGCAGGACAAGATGCTGGCCCTGTTCTACAATGTTGTCTCTGCCTTTCTCAACCCCATCATCTACAGCCTCAGGAACAAAGACGTCAAGGGGGCCTTTCTGAAAGTACTTGGAGACAGAGGGACAGCTCAATGA